The following are encoded together in the Longimicrobium terrae genome:
- a CDS encoding Minf_1886 family protein yields MDGAVLAEPIMERLRKRNPAYNETAYLFLLAALHFTIERAGEARHITGRELAEGCRDLAMERFGLMARSVLEFWGIRSTRDLGEIVFALVECGVLVKQDGDCVHDFEDVFCFCEAFENNYPWCAPRELQT; encoded by the coding sequence ATGGATGGAGCCGTGCTCGCCGAGCCGATCATGGAGCGGTTGAGGAAACGCAATCCCGCGTACAACGAAACCGCCTACCTTTTCCTTCTCGCCGCCCTTCACTTCACCATTGAGCGCGCGGGAGAGGCCCGGCACATCACCGGCCGCGAGCTGGCCGAAGGGTGCCGCGACTTGGCTATGGAGCGGTTCGGGCTCATGGCCCGCAGCGTCCTGGAGTTCTGGGGCATCCGCTCCACCCGCGACCTGGGCGAAATCGTGTTCGCTCTGGTGGAGTGCGGCGTGCTGGTGAAGCAGGACGGCGACTGCGTCCACGACTTCGAGGACGTGTTCTGCTTTTGCGAAGCGTTCGAGAACAACTATCCCTGGTGCGCGCCCCGGGAACTGCAGACCTGA
- a CDS encoding S26 family signal peptidase — protein sequence MRTRLGALWPLGAAIALALPVPLLDLHFIHTESAPIGLWRAHPGAPVIGDVVRFCMREAEARMTAGRPYAGGRRRGPCPYGTWMLAKPVVAGPGDTVIHTPEGVWINGRTLPKSATRPRDSAGLPVPASKYGLIILGPGELWVHSPYADGSFDSRYVGVVQTHHVSGTMQPLFTWLMPAQRTALRARGVSPSRCSLVACVRR from the coding sequence GTGAGGACGCGGCTGGGGGCGCTCTGGCCTTTAGGGGCCGCCATTGCGCTCGCCCTTCCGGTGCCGCTGCTCGACCTCCACTTCATCCACACGGAGAGCGCGCCGATCGGGCTGTGGCGCGCACACCCGGGCGCCCCCGTTATCGGCGACGTGGTCCGGTTCTGCATGCGGGAAGCGGAAGCAAGGATGACAGCGGGGCGGCCGTACGCGGGCGGCCGGCGCCGCGGCCCCTGTCCTTATGGTACGTGGATGCTCGCCAAGCCCGTTGTGGCAGGTCCCGGAGATACCGTGATCCACACACCGGAGGGCGTCTGGATAAACGGTCGTACGCTCCCGAAAAGCGCGACGAGGCCGCGAGACTCGGCCGGTCTTCCCGTGCCAGCAAGCAAGTACGGGCTGATCATACTCGGTCCTGGCGAACTCTGGGTTCACTCACCGTATGCAGACGGATCGTTCGACAGCCGCTACGTAGGAGTGGTACAAACGCACCATGTCTCCGGGACGATGCAGCCGCTATTCACTTGGCTCATGCCGGCGCAACGAACGGCGCTCCGCGCGCGCGGTGTTAGTCCAAGCCGATGTAGCCTGGTTGCGTGCGTGCGACGGTAA
- a CDS encoding NAD(P)H-hydrate dehydratase, with product MSRFSGSTDVPVLTADEMRAWDSSTIRRTGIPERVLMETAARAAASVVDRLYPHGRVAVAVGSGNNGGDALVLARTLAAWGRDVIAVQAGSRMPDEALLHGWRIPVVPAEGAAEAFGGAATIVDGLLGTGATGAPREAYALVIRAMNDSARPVVALDGPSGVDLTTGAAPGEAVRAAVTVTFGAPKRGLLLFPGRGLAGRIVAVEVGFAPREGDAARLITPAWAHQLLPAVPPDAHKGRMGRVVIVAGRAGMAGACVLAGTGALRAGAGMAVLVTPEANRVIVQSALPEALYTDRDTADAMEVQRGAAAVVAGPAMGTDDDSLAFLDAIARGSDVPLLLDADALTLLARDPGLRERMDRPLLLTPHPGEAGRLLSSSIKEITADPFAAAAALAERFRCAVLLKGTPSLVAETGRGTRVNVAGHAGLATGGNGDVLGGVIGALLARGMEPADAAAAGLYFSGRAAELAGRGRGLLPTDVADVLPDALLKVPVPGSSLNLPGILLDLPAAV from the coding sequence ATGTCCCGTTTCAGTGGATCCACCGACGTCCCCGTTCTGACCGCGGACGAGATGCGCGCGTGGGATTCGTCGACCATCCGGCGCACCGGCATTCCCGAGCGCGTGCTGATGGAAACCGCCGCCCGCGCCGCCGCTTCCGTGGTCGATCGCCTGTATCCCCATGGACGCGTCGCGGTCGCCGTGGGGAGCGGCAACAACGGCGGCGATGCGCTGGTGCTCGCGCGGACGCTGGCGGCGTGGGGGCGCGACGTGATCGCCGTCCAGGCGGGATCGCGGATGCCGGATGAGGCGCTGCTGCATGGATGGCGGATTCCGGTCGTTCCGGCGGAGGGCGCGGCGGAGGCGTTCGGCGGCGCGGCGACCATCGTGGATGGTCTGCTGGGGACGGGGGCGACCGGGGCGCCGCGCGAGGCGTACGCGCTTGTGATCCGCGCGATGAACGATTCGGCGCGGCCGGTCGTGGCGCTGGACGGGCCCTCCGGCGTGGATCTGACGACGGGCGCCGCGCCGGGCGAGGCGGTTCGCGCGGCGGTGACGGTGACGTTCGGCGCCCCCAAGCGCGGGCTGCTCCTTTTTCCGGGACGCGGGCTCGCGGGGCGCATCGTGGCGGTGGAGGTTGGCTTTGCGCCGCGCGAGGGGGATGCGGCGCGGCTCATCACCCCCGCGTGGGCCCATCAACTTCTCCCCGCGGTGCCGCCGGATGCGCACAAGGGGCGGATGGGGCGCGTGGTGATCGTGGCCGGGCGCGCGGGGATGGCGGGCGCGTGCGTGCTGGCGGGGACGGGCGCGCTGCGGGCGGGGGCGGGGATGGCCGTCCTGGTGACGCCGGAGGCGAACCGCGTGATCGTACAGTCCGCGCTGCCGGAGGCGCTGTACACGGATCGCGACACGGCGGATGCGATGGAGGTGCAGCGGGGCGCCGCCGCCGTGGTCGCCGGCCCCGCGATGGGGACGGATGACGATTCGCTCGCCTTTCTGGATGCGATTGCGCGCGGGAGCGACGTGCCGCTGCTGTTGGACGCGGACGCGCTGACGCTGCTGGCGCGCGACCCCGGCCTGCGGGAGCGGATGGACCGGCCGCTGCTGCTGACTCCGCATCCCGGGGAGGCGGGCCGCCTGCTGTCATCGTCCATCAAGGAGATTACCGCCGATCCGTTTGCCGCCGCGGCCGCGCTGGCGGAGCGCTTCCGGTGCGCGGTGCTGCTGAAGGGAACGCCGTCGCTGGTGGCGGAAACGGGGCGGGGAACGCGGGTGAACGTCGCCGGGCATGCGGGGCTGGCGACGGGCGGCAACGGCGACGTACTGGGCGGGGTGATCGGCGCGCTGCTGGCGCGCGGGATGGAGCCGGCGGACGCGGCGGCGGCGGGGCTGTACTTCAGCGGACGCGCGGCGGAACTCGCGGGTCGCGGCCGTGGCCTCTTGCCGACCGATGTGGCGGACGTGCTCCCTGACGCGCTGCTGAAAGTTCCCGTTCCCGGAAGCAGCCTGAACCTGCCCGGGATTCTGCTGGATCTGCCGGCCGCGGTCTGA
- a CDS encoding tyrosine-type recombinase/integrase, protein MIAEALLNQRISELMEQRRAKVLLRLDPDADLAAFSIHHLEEKEEAYRERAEEEDAEVSTWAEQWLATSETYLTRAVAFFTVHQFAINGAELPDPKPRNLASIGVTDVQAYLKWLKIQPNGRGGYLGRSSRRLHLTVLSNMIDRAISEGKLPLGSNPVTALIDKPTSPRSRTIWLEVDELALLLESARTLREFGPTYGGRPLECAYELLATFILTGAREDEIRRLRTRHVRFRDQTIHIPGTKTQTSDRIIPMHPQLREILQAYVERLGRGRDDLLFTNAAGDPFGDWRKTLDTIAVRAGFKQGKIRTRVFRTSYITHRLACIDQGAFIEPYKVAREVGHKSMNTTLWIYGRVQLRRVRMEELAFRVTAIGPDLEDRLHVLYSPPTPGERAGAKDSAELVARFLSATQEMSTGEMVAVTGLSKATIKRLRAGGFAVLQAKTSNRLRAFLEPETVPQPPHLMAPRRTGPRRAASRRG, encoded by the coding sequence GTGATCGCGGAAGCGCTGTTGAACCAGCGGATCAGTGAACTGATGGAGCAGCGCCGCGCCAAGGTGCTGCTTCGGCTCGACCCCGACGCGGACCTTGCGGCTTTCAGCATCCACCATCTGGAGGAGAAGGAAGAGGCGTATCGGGAACGGGCGGAAGAAGAAGACGCAGAAGTAAGTACGTGGGCCGAGCAGTGGCTCGCAACCAGTGAGACGTACCTCACCCGAGCCGTGGCATTCTTTACGGTCCACCAGTTTGCGATCAATGGCGCGGAGTTGCCTGACCCCAAGCCCCGGAACTTGGCGTCGATTGGCGTAACCGACGTTCAAGCCTACCTGAAGTGGCTGAAGATCCAGCCAAATGGACGGGGCGGATATCTGGGTCGCTCATCGAGACGGCTGCATCTGACCGTCTTGAGCAACATGATCGACCGCGCGATCAGCGAGGGCAAACTCCCCCTCGGAAGCAATCCCGTCACGGCGCTGATCGACAAACCAACATCCCCTCGAAGCAGAACCATCTGGCTGGAGGTCGACGAGCTTGCCCTTCTTCTGGAAAGCGCGCGGACCCTGCGGGAGTTTGGCCCGACGTACGGCGGCCGTCCCCTCGAATGCGCCTACGAGCTCCTCGCAACCTTCATCCTCACGGGGGCACGCGAGGACGAGATCCGCCGGCTGAGGACCCGCCACGTCCGCTTTCGGGATCAGACGATCCACATCCCAGGCACGAAGACCCAGACGTCCGACCGCATCATCCCGATGCACCCCCAATTGCGGGAGATCCTTCAGGCGTACGTGGAACGCTTGGGGCGGGGTCGGGACGACCTGCTGTTCACGAACGCGGCAGGCGACCCATTCGGGGACTGGAGAAAAACCCTCGACACGATCGCCGTGCGAGCGGGGTTCAAGCAGGGGAAGATCCGGACACGGGTTTTCCGCACGTCGTACATCACGCATCGCCTCGCATGCATCGATCAGGGCGCATTCATCGAGCCGTACAAGGTCGCCCGCGAGGTTGGACACAAATCCATGAACACGACCCTCTGGATCTATGGGCGTGTCCAGCTCAGGCGTGTACGAATGGAGGAACTCGCCTTTCGGGTTACCGCGATCGGACCCGATCTGGAGGATCGGCTGCACGTTCTCTACAGCCCTCCCACGCCTGGTGAACGCGCCGGAGCCAAAGACTCTGCAGAGCTTGTCGCCCGGTTCCTGTCAGCGACACAGGAGATGTCGACCGGGGAGATGGTCGCTGTTACTGGCCTCTCGAAGGCGACGATAAAGCGCCTACGTGCCGGCGGATTCGCGGTACTCCAGGCAAAGACTAGCAACCGCTTGCGAGCGTTCCTGGAGCCCGAAACGGTTCCGCAACCGCCTCACCTCATGGCTCCCCGGCGCACCGGTCCCCGGCGAGCAGCATCGCGCCGAGGCTGA
- the eno gene encoding phosphopyruvate hydratase, with protein sequence MAIITEIRAREILDSRGNPTVEADVLLSSGAVGRAAVPSGASTGEHEAVELRDGDKDRYLGKGVLRAVDHVEGELADLLIGADAYDQAGLDRAMIELDGTPNKSRLGANALLAVSLAAARAAAEDAGLPLYRYLGGAMANLLPVPMMNILNGGAHAGNNVDFQEFMVMPIGAETFSEGLRMGVEVFHALKGVLTKAGKNTAVGDEGGFAPDLKDNEEAVAVILQAIEKAGYRPGEDLVLALDVASSEMFRGGNYVFHKSSGESRTPAEMVEFYREWSQRYPIRSIEDGMDENDWDGWKALTEAIGSGVQLVGDDLFVTNTERLGRGIEGGIANAILLKVNQIGTLTETMDAIDMARRAGYNAVMSHRSGETEDTFIADLAVATGVGQIKTGSASRTDRIAKYNQLLRIEEHLGDAARYPGRKLWR encoded by the coding sequence ATGGCGATCATCACGGAGATCCGCGCGCGCGAAATCCTGGACTCGCGCGGCAACCCCACCGTGGAGGCGGACGTCCTCCTTTCCAGCGGCGCGGTCGGCCGCGCGGCGGTGCCCAGCGGCGCCAGCACCGGCGAGCACGAGGCCGTGGAGCTGCGCGACGGCGACAAGGACCGCTACCTGGGCAAGGGCGTGCTGCGCGCCGTGGACCACGTGGAAGGCGAACTGGCCGACCTGCTGATCGGCGCCGATGCGTACGATCAGGCCGGGCTGGACCGCGCCATGATCGAGCTGGACGGCACGCCCAACAAGAGCCGGCTGGGCGCCAACGCGCTGCTCGCCGTTTCCCTGGCCGCCGCCCGCGCCGCCGCCGAGGACGCCGGCCTGCCGCTGTACCGCTACCTGGGCGGGGCCATGGCGAACCTGCTGCCGGTTCCCATGATGAACATTCTGAACGGCGGCGCGCACGCCGGCAACAACGTGGACTTTCAGGAGTTCATGGTGATGCCCATTGGCGCGGAAACGTTCAGCGAGGGGCTGCGGATGGGCGTGGAGGTGTTCCACGCGCTCAAGGGCGTGCTGACCAAGGCGGGAAAGAACACGGCCGTGGGCGATGAGGGCGGCTTTGCGCCGGACCTCAAGGACAACGAAGAAGCCGTCGCCGTCATTCTGCAGGCGATTGAAAAGGCCGGCTACCGTCCGGGCGAAGACCTTGTCCTGGCGCTGGACGTGGCCTCGTCGGAGATGTTCCGCGGCGGCAACTACGTCTTTCACAAGTCGTCCGGGGAAAGCAGGACGCCCGCGGAAATGGTGGAGTTCTACCGCGAGTGGAGCCAGCGCTACCCCATCCGTTCCATCGAGGACGGCATGGATGAGAACGACTGGGATGGATGGAAGGCGCTGACCGAGGCAATCGGCTCCGGCGTGCAGCTGGTGGGCGACGACCTGTTCGTGACCAACACCGAGCGTCTGGGTCGCGGCATCGAGGGCGGGATCGCCAACGCCATCCTGCTCAAGGTAAACCAGATCGGCACGCTGACGGAAACGATGGACGCCATCGACATGGCGCGCCGCGCGGGGTACAACGCGGTCATGTCGCACCGGTCCGGCGAGACGGAAGACACCTTCATCGCCGACCTGGCCGTCGCTACCGGCGTGGGGCAGATCAAGACGGGAAGCGCCAGCCGTACCGACCGCATCGCCAAGTACAACCAGCTGCTGCGCATCGAGGAGCACCTGGGCGACGCGGCGCGCTACCCGGGCCGCAAGCTGTGGCGCTGA
- a CDS encoding septum formation initiator family protein — translation MGTGAVLAVAAYYALWGGEYSVFGLRRLAAERRDADARLADTRRQVDSLRTLAATLEKSDDAVERIARERFGMIREGELLYRFVPVDSGAPAPAPAR, via the coding sequence ATGGGTACGGGCGCGGTGCTCGCCGTGGCGGCGTATTACGCGCTGTGGGGCGGCGAGTACTCCGTCTTTGGCCTGCGCCGCCTGGCGGCCGAGCGCCGCGACGCGGATGCCCGCCTGGCGGACACGCGCCGCCAGGTGGACAGCCTTCGCACGCTGGCCGCCACGCTGGAAAAGAGCGACGACGCGGTGGAGCGCATTGCCCGCGAGCGCTTCGGGATGATTCGCGAGGGCGAGCTGCTGTACCGCTTTGTCCCGGTGGATTCCGGAGCGCCCGCCCCGGCTCCCGCGCGATAG